Part of the Heptranchias perlo isolate sHepPer1 unplaced genomic scaffold, sHepPer1.hap1 HAP1_SCAFFOLD_313, whole genome shotgun sequence genome, ctcctttctctgtactcgctcctttctctctatgctctcctttctctgttctctctcctctccctgtactcgctcctttctctgtactcgctcctttctctgtactctcccctttctctgtactctctcctttctctgtactccctcccttctctacactctctcctttctctgtactctctccgttctctgtactctctcctttctctgtactctctcctttctctgtactctctactttctccgtACCCTCACCTTTCTccgttctctctcctttctctatactctctcctttctccgtaatctctcctttctctgtactctctcctttctcgaaaCTCTCTTCTttccccgtactctctcctttccctgcattctcctttctccgtactctttcctttctccgtactctctcctttctctgtactctctcctttctctatactctgtccattccctgtactctctcctttccctgcattctctcctttctccataatcTCTCCTTttcccgtactctctcctttccctgcactctctcctttctctgttctctctcctttccccgtactctctcctttctctgcactctctcctgtcccggtactctctcctttccccgtactctctcctttctctgtactctcccccttctctgtattgtctcctttctctgtactcgctcctttctctctctgctctcctttctctgttctctctcctctccctgtactcgctcctttctctgtactcgctcctttctctgtactccctcccttctctacactctctcctttctctgtactctctcctttctctgcactctctcctttctcgatactctctcctttctccacactctctcctttctctctacgCTCTccattctctgtactctctcctttctctgtaatctctccattgtccacactctctcctttccccgtaatctctcctttctccgtactgtcTCCTTTCTCCCTACGCTCTccattctctgttctctctcctctccctgtacTTGCTCCTTTCTCTGGACTCCCTTCTTTCTCTATACTCCCTCCTTTCTCtatgctctctcctttctctatactttctactttctccatactctctcctttctctatactctctcctttctcggtactctctcctttctctgtactctctcccttttctgtattgtctcctttctctgtactcgctcctttctctctatgctctcctttctctgttctctctcctctccctgtactcgctcctttctctgtactcgctcctttctctgtactctcccctttctctgtactctctcctttctctgtactccctcccttctctacactctctcctttctctgtactctctccgttctctgtactctctcctttctctgtactctctcctttctctgtactctctcctttctccgtaccctCACCTTTCTccgttctctctcctttctctatactctctcctttctccgtaatctctcctttctctgtactctctcctttctcgaaactctctcctttccccgtactctctcctttccctgcattctcctttctccgtactctttcctttctccgtactctctcctttctctgtactctctcctttctctatactctgtccattccctgtactctctcctttccctgcattctctcctttctccataatcTCTCCTTttcccgtactctctcctttccctgcactctctcctttctctgttctctctcctttccccgtactctctcctttctctgcactcactCCTGTCCcggtactctctcctttccccgtactctctcctttctctgtactctcccccttctctgtattgtctcctttctctgtactcgctcctttctctctctgctctcctttctctgttctctctcctctccctgtactcgctcctttctctgtactcgctcctttctctgtactccctcccttctctacactctctcctttctctgtactctctcctttctctgcactctctcctttctcgatactctctcctttctccacactctctcctttctctctacgCTCTccattctctgtactctctcctttctctgtaatctctccattgtccacactctctcctttccccgtaatctctcctttctccgtactgtcTCCTTTCTCCCTACGCTCTccattctctgttctctctcctctccctgtacTTGCTCCTTTCTCTGGACTCCCTTCTTTCTCTATACTCCCTCCTTTCTCtatgctctctcctttctctatactttctactttctccatactctctcctttctctatactctctcctttctcggtactctctcctttctctgcactctcacctttctctgtactctctcctttctctgcactctctcctttctctgtaatcattcctttctccatactctctcctttctccgtaccctCACCTTTCTCCGTtcgctctcctttctctatactctctcctttctctatattctatcctttctctgtactctctcctttctctatactctctcctttctctatactctctcctttctccgtactctctcctttctctgcactctctcctttctccgtactctctactttctctatactctctccattccccgtactctctcctttccctgcattctctcctttctccatactctatcctttccccgtactctctcctttctctgcactctttcctgtccccgtactctctcctttccccgtactctctcctttctctgtactctctcctttctctgtactctctcttttctcagtACTCACTCCTTTCTCTCTGTACTCGCTCCTTTCCCCGTACttgctcctttctctgtactccctCCTTTGTCCATACTCTCTCATTTCCCCGTATACTCTCcattctccgtactctctcctttctccgtactctctcctttttccataccctctcctttctctgtactctctcccttttctgtattgtctcctttctctgtactcgatCCTTTCTCTCTatgctctcctttctctgttctctctcctctccctgtactcgctcctttctctgtactcgctcctttctctgtactctcccctttctctgtactctctcctttctctgtactccctcccttctctacactctctcctttctctgtactctcccctttctctgtactctctcctttctctgtactccctcccttctctacactctctcctttctctgtactctctccgttctctgtactctctcctttctctgtactctctcctttctctatactctctcctttctccgtaccctCACCTTTCTccgttctctctcctttctctatactctctcctttctctatattctatcctttctccgtactctctcctttctctgcactctctcctttctcgaaactctctcctttccccgtactctctcctttccctgcattctcctttctccgtactctttcctttctccgtactctctcctttctctgtactctctcctttctctatactctgtccattccctgtactctctcctttccctgcattctctcctttctccatactctctccttttcccgtactctctcctttccctgcactctctcctttctctgttctctctcctttccccgtactctctcctttctctgcactctctcctgtcccggtactctctactttccccgtactctctcctttctctgtaatctctcctttctctgtactctctcttttctcagtactcgctcctttctctctgtactctctcctttccccgtacttgctcctttctctgtactccctCCTTTGTCcatattctctcctttccccgtataCTCTCcattctccgtactctctcctttctccgtactctctcctttttccatactctctcctttctctgtactctctcccttctctgtattgtctcctttctctgtactcgctcctttctctctatgctctcctttctctgttctctctcctctccctgtactcgctcctttctctgtactcgctcctttctctgtactccctcccttctctacactctctcctttctctgtactcactcctttctctgtactctctcctttctctatactctctcctttctctgtactctctcctttccctgtattctctcctttctctgcactctctcctttctcgatactctctcctttctccacactctctcctttctctctacgCTCTccattctctgtactctctcctttctctgtaatctctccattgtccacactctctcctttccccgtaatctctcctttctccgtactgtcTCCTTTCTCCCTACGCTCTccattctctgttctctctcctctccctgcactcgctcctttctctgtactcgctcctttctctgtactctcccctttctctgtactctctcctttctctgtactccctcccttctctacactctctcctttctctgtactctctccgttctctgtactctctcctttctctgtactctctcctttctctgtactctttcctttctctgaactctctcctttctctgtattccCTACTTTCTCTGcgatctctcctttctctgtactctctcctttttctctacgcgctcctttctctatactctctcctttctctacactatctcctttctctatactctctcctttctctatactctctccattccccgtactctctcctttccctgcactctctcctttctctgttctctctcctttctccataatctctcctttctccgtaatctctcctttctctgcactctcaccTTTCCTCGTACTCAATACTTTCCCcgtgctctctcctttctccgtactctctcctttctctgcactctctcctttctccgtactctctcccttctccgtactctctcttttctcagtactcgctcctttctctctgtaatctctcctttctccgtactctctcctttctctgcactctctcctttctccgtactctctcctttctccgtactctctcttttctcagtactcgctcctttctctcaatactctctcctttccccgtataCTCTCcattctccgtactctctcctttctccgtactctctcctttctacatactctctcctttctctgtactctctcccttctctctattgtctcctttctctgtactcgctcctttctctctatgctctcctttctctgttctcttTCCTCTCCCTGTACTCGCTCCTTTCTCTGTAATCACTCCTTTCTCTGTGCaccctcctttctctatactctctcctttctccgtaatctctcctttctctatactctctcctttctctgtcgtctctcctttctctgtactctctcctttctctgtactctctcctttctctatactctctcctttctctgtactctctcctttctctgtactctctcctttctctgcactctctcctttctctgtactctctcctttctctgtactctcctttctctgtactctctcctttctctgtactctctccgttctctgtactctctcctttctctgtactctctcctttctctgtactctttcctttctctgaactctctcctttctctgtattccCTACTTTCACTGcgatctctcctttctctgtactctctcctttttctctacgcgctcctttctctatactctctccattctctacactctctcctttctctatactctctcctttttctatactctctcctttccccgtactctctcctttccctgcaatctctcctttctctgttctctctcctttctccgtaatctcttctttctccgtactctctcctttctccatactctctcttttctcagtactcgctcctttctctctgtaatctctcctttctccgtactctctcctttctctgcactctctcctttctccgtactctctcctttctccgtactctctcttttctcagtactcgctcctttctctcaatactctctcctttccccgtataCTCTCcattctccgtactctctcctttctccatactctctcctttctacatactctctcctttctctgtactctctcccttctctctattgtctcctttctctgtactcgctcctttctctctatgctctcctttctctgttctctctcctctccctgtacTCGCTCCTTTCTCTGTAATCACTCCTTTCTCTGTGCaccctcctttctctatactctctcctttctccgtaatctctcctttctctatactctctcctttctctgtcgtctctcctttctctgtactctctcctttctctgtactcgctcctttctctatactctctcctttctctgtactctctcctttctctgtactctcccctttctctgcactctctcctttctctgtactctctcctttctctgtactctcctttctctgtactcgctgctttctctatactctctcctttctccgaactctctcctttctccggaCACTCTccattctctgtactctctcctttctctgtaatttctcctttctctgtacgcTCCGCTTTCTCTGTactccctcctttctctgttctccatcctttctccatactctctcattTCTCCGTACTCTTTCCTTTCACTGTAATCTCTCCTTTGCCtgtactctttcctttctctgaaATCTCTCCCTTCTCTGTACGCTCTGCTTTCTCTGTACTCCTTCCTTTCTctgttctccctcctttctccatactctctcctttccccgtactccctcctttctctgcactctctcctttctctgtactctctcctttttctctacGCGCTcgtttctctgttctctctcctctccctgtacactctcctttctctatactctctcctttctctgtcctccctcctttctccatactctctcctttccccgtataatctcctttctccgtactctctcctttctccgtactctcccctttctccatactctctcctttctctgtactctctcccttCGCTCTATTGTCTCCTTTCTCTGGACTCGCTCCTTTCTCTCTatgctctcctttctctgtacaccctcctttctctatactctatcctttctctatactctctcctttctctgtactctctcctttctctgcactctctcctttctctgtactctctcctttctctgtactctcctttctctgtactcgctgctttctctatactctctcctttctccgtactctcctttctccgtacacTCTccattctctgtactctctcctttctctgtaatctttcctttctctgcactctctcctttctcggtactctctcctttctctgcactctctcctttctctctacgctctcctttctctgttctctctcctttctctctgtactctctcctttaccCGTACTCGCTccattctctgtactctctcctttctccatactctctcctttccccttaatctctcctttccccgtactctctcctttctccgtactctctcctttctccgaactctctcctttctctgcactctctcctttccccgtactcGCTTCTTTCtcgatactctctcctttctccgtactcactcctttctctatactgtcTCATTTCTCTGTCCTccatcctttctctgtactccctcctttctctgtactctctcctttctctgcactctctcctttctcgatagtctctcctttctctgtactctcctttctatgtactctctgctttctctatactctctcctttctccgtactctgtcctttttctgtactctctcctttctctgtactctctcatttctctatactctctcctttctccgtactctctcctttctc contains:
- the LOC137311232 gene encoding processed variable antigen-like → MDKGGSTEKGASTGKGESTERKERVLRKERVQRKERLQRKKGESIEKGESIEKGESMEKGKSTEKGESMEKGERIEKG